In Archangium lipolyticum, a single genomic region encodes these proteins:
- a CDS encoding serine/threonine protein kinase: MSALDMPPLPPGTLIAGDVVEAVLGAGGFGTVYQVRGPQGHRSALKMIPLEKGEDRAWREALIGSRLHHPNLARVLGAGSWPDKDPRFVFVKQELVDGVRLDVWAREHAVDTHQVVDRVLEVSRALAVVHEARVVHRDVKEANILVRKSDGQAVLVDFGVGYYEGAPTLTEGLFPPGTPRYRSPEAWRFGRENQDVQGAHYRAGVGDDLYALGVVFYRLLTGRDPFLLGERGGVDVEAVLHQAPLPPHLVNPRVPLAVEAVCLRLLEKKPEDRYPGAVALCTALETLRAWPDESWKVPLRGGARAAGKDKRWARVRRVAPWAGVGLGLMMLGGAWLAGFSPIASPAGSPTRKAGVGQEVAPSESPPESARAATPPPVEPPLAAAASPAASGKDTAPVKKQQKQRTNGPQRETQSSAGAVARNVCLGLTGAALQACLGAQQQVPPVRPMPPPQECPAGAVETMTRTLGLDIGDATSGDFSDVRGRAIPVREDTPFRVIGLWGEKLPHMTVLYGRLYFGENRVYGLFTEARTPTGETYEVCLRLGYRGEPGTRIYPGSTPENILVSPIAEVEVVDHFE; this comes from the coding sequence ATGAGTGCGCTCGACATGCCGCCACTGCCGCCCGGCACGCTCATCGCGGGTGACGTGGTGGAGGCCGTGCTGGGCGCGGGCGGCTTCGGCACCGTGTACCAGGTGCGTGGCCCCCAAGGACACCGCTCCGCCCTCAAGATGATTCCGCTGGAGAAGGGCGAGGATAGAGCCTGGCGCGAGGCCCTCATCGGCTCGCGCCTGCACCACCCCAACCTGGCGCGGGTGCTGGGCGCGGGCAGCTGGCCCGACAAGGACCCCCGCTTCGTCTTCGTGAAGCAGGAGCTGGTGGACGGAGTGAGGCTGGACGTCTGGGCGCGCGAGCACGCCGTGGACACGCACCAGGTGGTGGACAGGGTGCTGGAGGTGTCACGGGCCCTGGCGGTGGTGCACGAGGCCAGGGTGGTGCACCGGGACGTGAAGGAGGCCAACATCCTGGTGCGCAAGAGTGACGGGCAGGCGGTGCTGGTGGACTTCGGGGTGGGCTACTACGAGGGGGCGCCCACCCTCACCGAGGGACTGTTTCCCCCGGGCACGCCCCGCTACCGCAGCCCCGAGGCGTGGCGCTTCGGCCGGGAGAACCAGGACGTGCAGGGGGCGCACTACCGGGCCGGGGTGGGAGATGACCTGTACGCGCTGGGAGTCGTCTTCTACCGGCTGCTGACGGGGAGAGACCCCTTCCTGCTGGGCGAGCGCGGAGGCGTGGACGTGGAGGCCGTGTTGCACCAGGCGCCGCTGCCGCCGCACCTCGTCAACCCGCGCGTCCCCCTGGCCGTGGAAGCGGTGTGCCTGCGGCTTCTGGAGAAGAAGCCCGAGGATCGCTACCCGGGCGCGGTGGCGTTGTGCACTGCATTGGAGACACTGAGGGCCTGGCCGGACGAGTCCTGGAAGGTGCCACTGCGCGGTGGGGCGCGTGCGGCCGGCAAGGACAAACGGTGGGCACGCGTGCGGCGTGTGGCTCCCTGGGCGGGTGTGGGCTTGGGGTTGATGATGCTGGGCGGCGCATGGCTCGCCGGCTTCTCACCCATCGCGTCGCCCGCCGGGTCTCCAACGCGGAAGGCCGGTGTTGGCCAGGAAGTGGCGCCCTCGGAGTCACCGCCGGAATCTGCACGGGCCGCGACTCCGCCGCCGGTGGAGCCTCCCCTCGCGGCCGCCGCTTCGCCCGCGGCGTCCGGAAAGGACACAGCTCCCGTGAAGAAGCAGCAGAAGCAGAGGACGAACGGCCCTCAGCGTGAAACGCAGTCCAGCGCGGGGGCCGTGGCGCGCAACGTGTGTCTGGGTCTGACGGGAGCCGCCCTGCAGGCCTGTCTCGGTGCGCAGCAGCAGGTGCCGCCGGTGCGCCCGATGCCTCCACCCCAGGAGTGCCCTGCCGGTGCCGTGGAGACCATGACCCGTACGCTCGGCCTCGACATCGGAGATGCCACCAGCGGTGACTTTTCCGATGTGCGGGGCAGAGCCATTCCCGTGCGCGAGGACACCCCGTTTCGAGTGATCGGTCTCTGGGGGGAAAAGCTGCCGCACATGACCGTCCTCTACGGGCGCCTCTACTTCGGAGAGAATCGCGTGTACGGCCTCTTCACCGAGGCCCGCACGCCCACCGGGGAGACCTACGAGGTCTGCCTACGACTGGGCTACCGCGGCGAGCCCGGCACGCGCATCTACCCCGGCAGCACGCCGGAGAACATACTGGTCAGTCCCATCGCGGAGGTGGAGGTCGTGGACCACTTCGAATAG
- a CDS encoding DUF2381 family protein, which translates to MFALSSAAVLGFVLLTVPAEAATRTPLPDCETGTRNIEMQADAPDSRLEVCIHPELSTSLFFDSKLARVELASRERFRVIEGELGVTLVPTEALRDGERVPVTVHFQDGAAPASVTFQLVVHPSEAERQVEVTRHPRTLASYRKGEQQARAEARQCREGMARLQAECGGQVGLTGLIAQGRMGEGGVAYRDLGVGVTSRPGNTVTSAYASSYRSDTYHEGEKTGMVRLAVKQELANTGKTPWTPAGAALVGPKRKELKALGVWPWESIPPGQKRQVVVEVEAAESEARGTFTLELRGQEDPARIERFDGVTFPSHGSADALR; encoded by the coding sequence GTGTTCGCCCTGTCCTCCGCCGCCGTCCTGGGGTTCGTCCTGCTCACCGTCCCCGCTGAGGCCGCCACAAGAACCCCGCTCCCCGACTGTGAGACGGGCACGCGCAACATCGAGATGCAAGCGGATGCTCCAGACAGTCGCCTGGAGGTGTGCATCCACCCGGAACTGTCCACCAGCCTGTTCTTCGACTCGAAGCTGGCGCGTGTGGAACTGGCCTCTCGGGAGCGGTTCCGGGTGATAGAGGGGGAACTCGGCGTCACTCTCGTCCCCACGGAGGCGCTTCGCGATGGGGAGCGTGTTCCGGTAACAGTCCACTTCCAGGACGGTGCGGCCCCGGCGAGCGTCACCTTCCAACTGGTGGTGCACCCCTCCGAGGCCGAACGGCAGGTGGAGGTGACACGCCACCCGCGCACACTGGCCTCCTACCGGAAGGGCGAGCAGCAGGCACGGGCGGAAGCTCGACAGTGCCGGGAGGGCATGGCTCGCCTCCAGGCTGAGTGCGGCGGGCAGGTGGGACTCACGGGCCTCATCGCCCAGGGACGCATGGGCGAAGGGGGCGTTGCCTATAGAGATCTAGGCGTCGGCGTCACCTCGCGTCCAGGCAACACCGTCACCAGCGCGTACGCGAGCAGTTACCGCTCCGACACCTACCACGAGGGCGAGAAAACCGGCATGGTGCGGCTGGCCGTGAAACAGGAATTGGCAAACACCGGCAAGACGCCCTGGACGCCCGCCGGTGCGGCGCTGGTGGGCCCCAAGCGCAAGGAATTGAAGGCGCTCGGTGTCTGGCCATGGGAGTCCATTCCTCCGGGGCAGAAGCGCCAGGTCGTGGTGGAGGTGGAGGCGGCGGAGAGCGAGGCACGGGGCACCTTCACGCTCGAACTGAGGGGCCAGGAAGATCCAGCCCGGATCGAGCGCTTCGACGGCGTCACGTTCCCCTCCCACGGGAGCGCTGATGCACTCCGGTAG
- a CDS encoding ATP-binding protein gives MSSDPSANLFARGGEMSSLLQNLEWARTTLGPEHQWPPLLRTAVSICLSQRFPTLVLWGPEFVLVYNHGYTSILGMKHPSAMGKPFREVWPEVWSNLEPLLKGVVSTGVASWSEDLPLQLHRRGFQEETYFTFSFAPLSDDEGKIRGIFCSGNETTEHVITERRLRTLRELGEAALGAKTVEEACAASARSMSNNTADITFSALYLTAEESTHARLVSTSGLQEGQSLSPAEISLSDENALWPLAKVARSCSTELVTELPRQLGALPGGVWPEPTRTVLVLPISRGEQKCPHGFLVAGTSPRRPLDARYRTFFELAAGQIAVAVASARSYEEERRRAETLMELDRAKTTFFSNVSHELRTPLTLMLGPLKDARASPEKALRGEALEVVIRNGERLLRLVNNFLDFSRIEAGRADAHYAPTALDTLTAELASSFRSATDRAGLGLVVDCPPLSEPLYVDRDMWEMIVLNLVSNAFKYTFEGGVTVRLRETARHAVLEVEDTGTGIPANELPHLFERFHRVRGARSRSFEGSGIGLALVKELVKLHGGTIAVESQVGRGSRFTVSIPRGSAHLPKEKLQEKPLASTATGAGSHVQEALRWLPEGEKEEPLRASQTPGPSPPRVENPSGLVLIVDDNADMRDYLRRVLAPHFQTQRAADGLAALEAAREQRPDVIVTDVMMPGLDGLGLVQRLRTEPDLRAIPIILLSAQAGPEAAVGGLDAGADDYLSKPFSARELVARVRSNLELSKMRRELFRREALEANLREAIQARDEFLSVASHELKTPLTRFRLQLELVGRGLSEESRARVGARLETAGRTVQSLASLVETLLDVSRINTGQLHLYLREVDLRELVTEAVEAMRDEAARAGSPLTFQGNTAIVARCDPSYISQVIRNLLSNAVKFGPGRPVEVSLGVQGGTARVTVADHGIGIAPQDRARIFERFERAVSSRHYGGFGLGLWIARQVVEAHSGHIRVLPTPGGGATFTLELPLAAATARPESRAP, from the coding sequence ATGAGCAGCGATCCTTCCGCCAATCTCTTCGCCCGGGGTGGCGAGATGAGCTCGCTCCTCCAGAACCTGGAATGGGCGCGGACGACGCTCGGTCCCGAGCACCAATGGCCGCCGCTCCTCCGCACCGCCGTCAGCATCTGCCTCAGCCAACGCTTCCCCACCCTCGTCTTGTGGGGGCCGGAGTTCGTACTGGTCTACAACCATGGGTACACCTCCATTCTGGGAATGAAGCACCCCTCGGCGATGGGCAAACCCTTTCGCGAGGTCTGGCCGGAGGTCTGGAGTAATCTGGAACCCCTGCTCAAGGGGGTGGTCTCCACGGGAGTCGCATCGTGGTCGGAGGACCTGCCGCTCCAGCTCCATCGCAGAGGGTTCCAGGAGGAGACCTATTTCACCTTCTCGTTCGCCCCCCTGAGTGACGACGAGGGGAAGATCCGCGGAATCTTCTGCTCGGGAAACGAGACCACGGAACACGTCATCACCGAGCGCCGGCTGCGGACCTTGCGTGAGCTGGGAGAAGCCGCTCTGGGCGCGAAGACCGTGGAGGAAGCATGTGCCGCGAGCGCCCGCTCGATGAGCAACAACACCGCGGACATCACGTTCTCGGCGCTCTATCTGACGGCGGAGGAGTCGACACACGCGCGGCTCGTGAGTACCTCGGGACTCCAGGAGGGCCAGTCCCTGAGCCCCGCCGAGATTTCGTTGAGCGACGAGAACGCACTCTGGCCCCTGGCGAAGGTCGCGCGAAGTTGCTCCACGGAGCTCGTCACGGAGTTGCCGCGGCAGCTCGGCGCCCTGCCAGGAGGTGTCTGGCCCGAGCCCACACGGACCGTGCTGGTGTTGCCCATTTCCCGCGGGGAGCAGAAGTGCCCCCATGGCTTTCTCGTCGCGGGCACGAGTCCACGCCGGCCCCTCGACGCGCGCTACCGGACCTTCTTCGAGCTGGCCGCGGGGCAGATCGCCGTCGCGGTGGCGAGTGCCCGCTCCTACGAGGAGGAACGCCGGCGCGCCGAGACCTTGATGGAGCTGGATCGGGCCAAGACGACCTTCTTCAGCAATGTGTCACATGAGCTCCGAACCCCCCTGACCCTGATGCTCGGGCCGCTCAAGGACGCGCGAGCATCCCCGGAGAAGGCGCTCCGAGGTGAGGCCCTCGAGGTCGTCATTCGCAACGGTGAGCGCCTGCTGCGGCTCGTGAACAACTTCCTCGACTTCTCGCGCATCGAGGCGGGACGCGCCGATGCTCACTACGCGCCCACCGCGCTCGACACCCTGACAGCGGAGTTGGCCAGCAGCTTCCGGTCCGCCACGGACCGCGCCGGGCTGGGTCTCGTCGTGGACTGCCCGCCCCTGTCCGAGCCGCTCTACGTCGACCGGGACATGTGGGAAATGATCGTCCTCAACCTGGTGTCGAATGCCTTCAAGTACACCTTCGAGGGCGGCGTCACCGTGCGGCTGCGTGAGACGGCGCGGCACGCCGTCCTCGAGGTGGAGGACACGGGGACGGGCATTCCAGCCAACGAGCTGCCCCACCTCTTCGAGCGGTTCCACCGCGTGCGAGGAGCACGCTCCCGCTCCTTCGAGGGGAGCGGCATCGGGCTGGCCCTCGTGAAGGAGCTGGTCAAGCTCCACGGAGGGACCATCGCGGTCGAGAGTCAGGTGGGCCGGGGCTCCCGGTTCACGGTGTCCATCCCGCGTGGTTCGGCGCATCTCCCGAAGGAGAAGCTCCAGGAGAAGCCGCTGGCTTCCACCGCGACAGGCGCCGGGAGCCACGTTCAGGAGGCGCTCCGGTGGTTGCCCGAAGGCGAGAAGGAAGAGCCTCTCCGCGCGTCCCAGACCCCAGGCCCCTCCCCCCCCAGGGTGGAAAACCCCTCCGGCCTGGTGCTCATCGTCGACGACAACGCGGACATGCGCGACTACCTGCGGCGTGTCCTCGCTCCCCATTTCCAGACCCAGAGGGCGGCGGACGGACTCGCCGCGCTCGAGGCCGCGCGCGAGCAACGCCCGGACGTCATCGTCACCGACGTGATGATGCCGGGCCTGGACGGGCTGGGGCTGGTCCAACGGCTCCGCACGGAACCGGACCTGCGCGCCATCCCCATCATCCTGCTGTCCGCCCAGGCGGGTCCCGAAGCCGCCGTGGGCGGGCTCGATGCGGGAGCGGATGACTACCTCTCGAAGCCGTTCTCCGCCCGGGAGCTGGTCGCGCGAGTACGCTCCAACCTCGAGCTCTCGAAGATGCGCCGGGAGCTCTTCCGCCGCGAGGCGCTCGAGGCCAACCTCCGGGAAGCCATTCAGGCCCGGGACGAATTCCTCTCCGTGGCCAGCCACGAGCTGAAGACACCCCTGACCCGCTTCCGCCTCCAATTGGAGCTCGTGGGGCGAGGCTTGAGCGAGGAGAGCCGGGCGCGCGTCGGAGCGCGGCTCGAGACGGCCGGCCGGACCGTGCAGAGCCTGGCCTCGCTGGTCGAGACGCTCCTGGATGTGTCGAGGATCAACACCGGCCAGCTCCACCTGTACCTGCGCGAAGTGGATTTGAGGGAGCTCGTGACCGAGGCGGTCGAGGCCATGAGGGACGAGGCTGCACGAGCTGGCAGCCCCCTCACCTTCCAGGGGAATACCGCCATCGTGGCGAGGTGCGACCCTTCGTATATCAGCCAGGTCATCAGGAACCTGCTGTCCAATGCGGTGAAGTTCGGACCAGGCAGGCCCGTGGAGGTGAGCCTCGGAGTGCAGGGAGGCACCGCCAGGGTAACAGTGGCGGACCATGGCATCGGCATCGCTCCGCAAGACCGCGCCCGCATCTTCGAGCGGTTCGAGCGCGCTGTCTCCTCACGCCATTACGGCGGGTTCGGCCTGGGGTTGTGGATCGCCCGGCAGGTGGTGGAGGCACACTCCGGGCACATCCGGGTCCTCCCCACCCCCGGTGGAGGCGCCACCTTCACCCTGGAGTTGCCACTCGCCGCCGCCACGGCGCGACCGGAGAGCCGGGCTCCGTAG
- a CDS encoding mersacidin/lichenicidin family type 2 lantibiotic, with translation MSNKEHILRAWRDAEYFNSLSAEERAALPSNPAALLELDESALSNVSGGGITGEPTSAYCTPCPPKYCY, from the coding sequence ATGTCCAACAAGGAGCACATCCTCCGCGCCTGGCGCGATGCCGAGTACTTCAACAGCCTGTCCGCCGAGGAGCGCGCCGCGCTGCCCTCCAACCCGGCCGCGCTGCTCGAGCTGGACGAGAGTGCCCTGAGCAACGTGAGCGGTGGCGGCATCACGGGCGAGCCCACCTCGGCGTACTGCACGCCGTGTCCGCCGAAGTACTGCTACTGA